The nucleotide window TTTTTACGGCTTTTAGAACAAGCGGTTACAGCATCCAAAAAAGTCTAGATAATTTTTTTGAAAACAACAATTTGGCTGATGTATCTTTTGAAATAATTGATATTCAAAATAATAATGGATTAAATACTCAAGACAAAGAAATCTTGAATGAATATTTTGACACGGTTGAAGAAAGATATTATGCTGATATAAAAAATGATGGCGTCACATTGAGAGTTTTTTCTGACACCAAAACACAAAACCTTTATCAGCTAATAAAAGGTAAAGATCCAAAGAATCAAAATGAAATCCTATTAGATTATAGTTTTGCAAAATATCACAAAATTTCATTAAATGATTATATTTCTATAAATGGAAAAAACGCGCTTATCACCGGTTTCTTTGCATTGCCTGATTACATCACGGTTTCATCTCAAGAAAACAATGTAATCAATGATTCAGATGTCTTTGGACTGGTGATTACTCCTAATCTGGATTTTTGGGAAATTTCATATAAAACAGAATATCTTGCAAGCATAAATGAAGACCTTGATGTAGAGCAAAAAGAACAAATCTTTAATAACTTCAAAAACACCCTTTTAGCAAAAGGTTACAGGACTATTAATTGGGTGGAAAGAGAACTTAATGGTCGTGTTACAAATGCGCAAGGCGACATTTCGGGCTTTATAGAAATAGGTCAGATTTTACCGATTTTTATTTTGCTTGTGGCGTCTTTTATGCTTGCGATCATCTTAAACCGCCAACTAATAGGTGAAGAAAATATAATGGGAACTTTTTATGCAGTTGGATACAGAAAAAGAGAATTATTGCTGCATTATATGTTTTTGCCTTTTTTGCTTGTAACTTTAGGCACAATCACAGGCGGGCTTATTGGATATTCGTTATCTCCTGCGATTTCATTGATTGAAATCACTAGATACAATCTTCCAATTATAGTTTATTCTTATAATCCGTTCGATCTATTAATAATTTTTGGAATCGCATTTTTAATAATACTTCCTGTAACGTTTTTTGTAACTTTGCATGCATTAAAACAGCCGCCGCTTGAACTTATGAGAGGTCAGGGCAGACGTGCTAAAGTTTCAAAAATTGAAAAATCAATAAAAATCGATAAACTCAATTTCCGCTTAAAATTTTTTATTAGAGATATCCTGCGTAATTTTGGACGTCATTTTATTTTATTTTTGGGAATGGTAATTTCAGGCATGCTCTTAATGCTGGGATTAGGTATATTTGACTCTATTAATAATATCGATACCGAAATCAAAAACACCTTTCATTATCAAAATATATATAGTTATGGCGCAAATATTCAGTTTAGCGAAAATGTTGACGGCGAAGATTATTTTGAATCAACGGCCTTAGTGCAAAAGGGCAACAAGTATCTTAAAACATCGCTAAGGTTTATGGACCAAGGCTCAAAAAGCATAGTACAGCATAATAAAAAGACCAAAAAAACTATTGACTATTCTAAAATGGCTGTTTCTTATTCTGTCGCCAAACACCTAAAAATAAAACAGGGCGATACAATTAAAATAATTCACAAAGGTCTGCCTTTTGATAATTGGGAATTTAAAGTTGATATAATTACTGATTATGTTTTGGGCGATGTGATTTTTTTGCCTAAGCAACTATTGATACAAGAGTTTAATTCTCATTACAGGACTAAGGTAGATAATATATATAACATTGTCATTAGTGATAAAAAATTAGACGGAATGCAAAACACCGTTTATACAGACATATATGAGTATCTGACCAAAACAATCGACCAAGTAACCGGAGCCTTGATTACAGCTATTTCAATAATAGGGCTTTCAGCGATTGTGGTCGCGATAATCTTAGTGCACATCGTGGTTGACTTAATCTTAGAAGAAAACAAATATAATATAGCCTTGTTCAAGATGTTTGGCTACACCTCTAGAAAAGTTAACGGACTTATTTTAAACGGCGGAATACTTTTTGCCGCCGCCGGACTTATATTGTCTTATCCGCTAGATCTATGTTTTATAGGTTATATTTTAAACCGCTTCACTCAAGGCATGAATGTTCTTGTCAATCCTTATATTTCCTGGTTGACCGCATTGATAGCTTTTGTAATAGCAGGCACTGTTTACGGTCTGTCAAGATTAGTAGCTTCCAAAAAAATTTCCAAAGTTCCTATCGGCGAAGCCTTAAAAAACAGCGAACAGTAGCTATTACAGCATTATTGTAAATATGCCTGTCTGGTCTTTCGCCACTGATGCGGGCTTAATCCAAACCGATTTTTGAACTGCTTGTGAAAATAGCTGTAATTTTCATAGCCTACCTTATTGATTATCTGCCCTACTGACAAATCAGTGTCCTGCAAAAATTTTTTGGCTAATTCAAAACGATAATCCTGCAATAGATCCAAAAAGCTTTTTTTAAAGAGTTCTTTAATTAACCGGCTAAGATATGGCATGGTAAGATACATTTTGGAAGCTAGTTCATTTAAAGATGCATTTCTATAATTGCTTTTGATATATCGTATAATCGTTTGCTTTTGGTTCTCTGTTTTGGATAAAGGTGAGTTAACCAAGGTCTGAGGATAAATTGACAACTGGTTAAACAATAGAGCTACAGTCTTTTGCATTATATTGGTGTTGATTTCGTTATTAATTAGCATATAAATAAGATTTTCTATCAAATTTTCAATAGGCTTAAGTCCCGCGGTCTTAAAGACCAAAAATTGCCCTAACCCTTTTTCTCTTATATTTTCTTCTATAAAATGTTTAATTATTAAATTATCGGATACATCCTCTAATAATCCACTTAAGAATTGATTGGAAATAATAAAATTGACTCCTACATCGTTTTTTTCAGCCTTTTTTATAGAATGGCTTATATGCCTGTTCATGACAAGCAAATCGCCTTTTTTCAAATTGACCGTTTTGCCCTCTATCTCATGAGTTATTTCTCCCAAACATACTATCATCATCTCGACATAATTGTGAGTATGAAGCGGAAAATCCGCAAATCTTCTGTGCGTGCTTATTGCTATGGTTTGGTTGTTTTTTAATAATTGCTGATCCGAAATTAAAAACGAGTTATTTAAAATATGAGGACGCTGATTTATAGATTGATTGCCTTGAAGCAATAATTTTTCTTCTTCAGTAATTTCACTTAACTTTTTAATAAGATATTGTTCCATAATTATATTTTAGCACAAAAAAGTTAAATCAAGACATAATTTTGCCAAAAACAAGACCTTGTTTTACCCTTGTGTTGTTGTTATGATTAAATTAATAAATTTTAAAAGAAAAGGGGTATTATGAATTGTTATCTGGCGATTGATATCGGCGCTTCAAGCGGAAGACATATAGTATGCCATAAACAAGGCGATGAATACATAACAGACGAAGTTTACAGATTTTATAACGGAATGGATGAAAAAGACGGGCATCTTGTCTGGAATACAAAACGCATATTTGATGAAATCAAACAAGGTATAAAAATCGCTTTTGAAAAATACAAGACTATTAAAAGCCTGTCTATAGATACATGGGGCGTAGATTATGTATTGCTAAAAGGCGATCAAGAGGTTATGCCTTGTTATGCTTATCGCGACTCAAGAACAAATGATGCTATCCAAAAAGTTCACAGCATTATATCTTCTGATAAGTTGTTTGAAAAAACTGGAATAGCTTTTCAACCATTCAACACCATTTATCAATTATATGATGATTATCAAAAAGGCAGATTAGAGGGCGTTACGGACTTTTTGATGCTGCCTGAATTTTTTATGTATCTTCTTACAGGCAAAAAATCAAAAGAATATACCAATGCTACAACTACAGGATTGGTTAATGCCTATACCAAAAACTTTGATTTTAAAATTATATCCGAGCTAAACTTGCCCAAAAAATTATTTGAAATGCCCTTGCAGCAACCCGGATATTATATCGGGGATCTAAAACCTCAAATTGCAAAAGAAGTGGGCGGACAAACAAAAGTAATACTTTGCGCTACGCACGACACTGCAAGTGCAGTAGAAAGCATAGACATGTCCAAAAACGCCCCTTACATTTCAAGCGGCACATGGTCTCTTTTGGGTATTAAGGTGGAAAAAGCGATAACAGACTCAAACAGCCAGATGTCAGGATACTCCAATGAAGGCGGAGTGGGATATACAAGATATCAAAAGAATATTATGGGGCTTTGGATTGTTCAATGTCTTAAAAAAGAAATTGAAAATTTGGATTTTGCCCAAATGGTTGATCTAGCTAAGACAAGCAATTTTACAGAAATATTTGATGTCAACGATAATAGATTTTACGCTCCTCAAAATACAACAAAAGAAATCATAGGATATTTCAACGAGCATAAAATACCTATTCCCCAAAGCACTGCAGATATTCTTAACAGTGTCTATCATAGCCTGGCTTACAGCTATAAAGTTGCGATTGACGATTTGGAAAAAAACGTTGGGCACAAATTTGACAGCTTGTATATAGTTGGCGGCGGCGCAAAAAATCAATACTTAAATGAACTTACACAAAAATACACAAACAAAAAAATAATAGCTCTTCCCATAGAGGCATCATCTTTGGGAAATATAAAAATTCAAATGAGGAGTAATAATGAGTAATTACCAATACGCAAAAGAAATTTATCAAAATTACGGCGTAGATACCGAATACGCAATCAACACTTTGAAAAACATTGCTATTTCTATTCATTGCTGGCAAGGCGATGATGTTAATGGATTTGAAACCAACACAGCTCTTTCGGGTGGCATTCAGACCACAGGCAATTACATGGGCAAGGCACGAAATTATCAAGAGCTTATGCAGGACTTCAAAAAAGCCGCTTCTATGATAGGAGGCAAAAAGCGAATTAATCTTCACGCTATCTATGCAATAACTGATGAACCCGCGGAAAGAGACAAGCTAGAACCTAAGCATTTTGAAAAATGGATAGAATTTGCCAAAGAAAACAATCTGGGCATTGATTTTAACCCTACATTCTTTTCGTCAAGCATGGTAAAAGACGGTCTTACCTTATCAAGCCCTGATGAAGAAATCCGTCAATATTGGGTAAGGCATGGCAAGGCTTGCAGAAAAATTGCAGCTTACATAGGTGAAAAATTAGGAACGCCGTGCCTGTGCAACATCTGGATTCCTGACGGATACAAAGATGTTCCTGCTGACAGATTATCGCCAAGAATGAGACTTAAGAAAAGCTTAGACGAAATATATTCTGTAAAATACGATAAAAAATACATCATCGATTCGGTAGAAAGCAAGGTGTTTGGAATAGGACTGGAAAGCTATACCGTAGGCAGCAGCGAATTTTATATGAATTATGCGGCTAAAAATAATATCTGCTGTCTTTTAGATAACGGACATTATCATCCTACCGAAACAGTTTCAGACAAAATCCCCAGTCTGCTTGCATTTTCAGACTATGTAGCGCTTCACATAACACGCGGAGTAAGATGGGACAGCGACCATGTAGTTTTATTGGAAGACGAATTAAAAGAAATTGCAAAAGAAATAGTCCGCAACAACGCAATAGACAGAGTTTTGATAGGATTGGATTATTTTGACGCAAGCATTAACCGTATAGCAGCATGGGTTATAGGCGCAAGAAATGTTCAAAAGGCTTTATTGCTTGCACTTCTTAGCCCGCATAATCAATTGCAAAAGCTGCAAGACGAGGCAAAGTTTACCGAACTTATGATGCTTAATGAAGAACTCAAAACTTTGCCTTTTGCTGATGTATGGCAGGAGTTTTGCGACCGCGAAGGCATCAAAAACGGAAAAGATTGGTTTAATGATATTGTAGAATACGAAAATAATGTTTTATCAAAGAGAGGCTAAAAAATGAAAAAAATACTCAAAGCACCTTTTTTGGTTCAAACTGTCAGACTGCTGACCAATATGTATAGACTGGGCTGGGACGAAAGAAACGGCGGAAACTTGAGCTATATTCTAAAAGAAGACGAAGTAAAAACATATCTTAACACAAAAAAAGTCCTTCGCACTATTCCGTTAAATTTTGATGCATCTAATTTGGCAGGAAAATATTTTTTGGTTACTGGAACGGGAAAATATTTTAAAAATGTGCAATATGATCCTGAGACCAACTTGGGCATAATAAGAATAGCGCAAGACGGAAACAATGCCGAACTGTTATGGGGCTTTGCTGACGGCGGCAGTTTTACAAGCGAATTACCGTCTCATCTTATGAGCCATATTGAAAGACTGAAAATTGATCCTAAACACAGAGTAGTTTTGCATTGTCATCCTACATACACAGTAGCTATGTCCTTAGTACATGAATTGACCGAAAGAGAATTTACTCGCTCGATTTGGAAAGTATGTACCGAATGCATAGTGGTATTCCCTGAAGGAATCGGAGTTTTGCCTTGGATGGTTTGCGGAACTCCCGAAATAGGAAGATTGACCGCTGACAAAATGAAGCAATACAGGCTATGTTTATGGGGCGCACACGGAATCTTTGGAACAGGACAAAGTCTGGACGAAGCTTTCGGACTTATAGAAACTGTGGAAAAAGCCGCACAACTCTATATGATTGCAAGCTCTCAGCCGTTAAAAAATCTTATAACTGATGAACAGCTAAAAGACGTGGCTGAAGCATTTAAACTCAATTATAACAAAGACTTTATCAATTAATTTTATTTGTTCTTCCCAATCATTGTAAGGCAGGTCCGTTTATGGACCTGCCTTGCTTTTTGATTTTTTGACAAAAGCCCAAAGATTATGCAAAAAAATTTTTATATGATTGTTATCTGCATATCATTGGTTTTTTCATATATTCTTTTTATTTGTCTTTGGGAGGAAAACATGCAGCAAAGTTTAAAAACACCTCGCACATTTGAATTAATTCAAAAGCCGTCAGCCTCAAAAACCAAATTAAATATCGTTTTGAAATATGTTATTTACTTTTTTATTTTGCTTGTTTTATCGCGCGCCGAAATAAAAGGGTTGCGTCCTTTCGCTTGGGGATTTTTTGCGGCTTTGGTGTTTTTTAACCAAAATGCTTTGGTGCTTTCTTTTTTATATATTGGTGCCAATATAATTATAGATTTATCAATAAACACTTTGATAAGCAGTGTATGTATCGCTACGGTAATGCTTTTTTCTAGCCTTATTCATTCCAAAATAAAAAGAACTATATCTTTGCCGCTGTTATTTGTTTATGCCTTAGTTGGACAAGCCGGCTATTTATATGTATGCTTCAAAGTTGGATATAATTCCTTAAACGCGATACTTAATCTTTTGTTTGGTTCTGTTTTTTTATATGCATGTATCACTGTATGTCACTGCACTTTGATAAGACGCCTAAAATACAGACTCAATAAAAACGATCTTGCGTGTATCGCAATATTTTTTATAGCATTTTTTAACGGGCTTGCATCTTTTTCTTATTTTGGAGATGCGGTTGCGCGCGCGTGTTTTTGCCTTACTATGCTGATAATTGTTTATTCTTTAGGCAGTGCAGCTGCCTGCGGATACAGCGTTTTTTGCGGGCTTGGAATAGCGTTTGCGACCAATGATATAACTTTTGTCGCTTCTTTCGTTACAATGGCTTTGACTGCAAGCTTGTTTGTAGAAATATCCAAAATTATGACCGCCTCCAGCACAGTTTTGACTGATATAGTTTTCGGATTATATTTTAACTCATACTTTGAATACAGCTTTATATCAGTTTTGGTTTTAGGCTTGGGGGGGCTATGTTTTGTCTTTTTGCCAAAATCCGCCTTGCTAAGAATAAGAGAAATGTTTGTTGGGGCAAGTTCTACGCTTGCCGCCCGCCATATTGTCAATCGGGGAAAAGAACAGTTATATAAGCGTCTAAAAGAGCT belongs to Clostridia bacterium and includes:
- the rhaD gene encoding rhamnulose-1-phosphate aldolase, translating into MKKILKAPFLVQTVRLLTNMYRLGWDERNGGNLSYILKEDEVKTYLNTKKVLRTIPLNFDASNLAGKYFLVTGTGKYFKNVQYDPETNLGIIRIAQDGNNAELLWGFADGGSFTSELPSHLMSHIERLKIDPKHRVVLHCHPTYTVAMSLVHELTEREFTRSIWKVCTECIVVFPEGIGVLPWMVCGTPEIGRLTADKMKQYRLCLWGAHGIFGTGQSLDEAFGLIETVEKAAQLYMIASSQPLKNLITDEQLKDVAEAFKLNYNKDFIN
- a CDS encoding AraC family transcriptional regulator; this encodes MEQYLIKKLSEITEEEKLLLQGNQSINQRPHILNNSFLISDQQLLKNNQTIAISTHRRFADFPLHTHNYVEMMIVCLGEITHEIEGKTVNLKKGDLLVMNRHISHSIKKAEKNDVGVNFIISNQFLSGLLEDVSDNLIIKHFIEENIREKGLGQFLVFKTAGLKPIENLIENLIYMLINNEINTNIMQKTVALLFNQLSIYPQTLVNSPLSKTENQKQTIIRYIKSNYRNASLNELASKMYLTMPYLSRLIKELFKKSFLDLLQDYRFELAKKFLQDTDLSVGQIINKVGYENYSYFHKQFKNRFGLSPHQWRKTRQAYLQ
- a CDS encoding ABC transporter permease gives rise to the protein MKLLFLKSLRTIRFNKIRYLGAIILIILSSALFTAFRTSGYSIQKSLDNFFENNNLADVSFEIIDIQNNNGLNTQDKEILNEYFDTVEERYYADIKNDGVTLRVFSDTKTQNLYQLIKGKDPKNQNEILLDYSFAKYHKISLNDYISINGKNALITGFFALPDYITVSSQENNVINDSDVFGLVITPNLDFWEISYKTEYLASINEDLDVEQKEQIFNNFKNTLLAKGYRTINWVERELNGRVTNAQGDISGFIEIGQILPIFILLVASFMLAIILNRQLIGEENIMGTFYAVGYRKRELLLHYMFLPFLLVTLGTITGGLIGYSLSPAISLIEITRYNLPIIVYSYNPFDLLIIFGIAFLIILPVTFFVTLHALKQPPLELMRGQGRRAKVSKIEKSIKIDKLNFRLKFFIRDILRNFGRHFILFLGMVISGMLLMLGLGIFDSINNIDTEIKNTFHYQNIYSYGANIQFSENVDGEDYFESTALVQKGNKYLKTSLRFMDQGSKSIVQHNKKTKKTIDYSKMAVSYSVAKHLKIKQGDTIKIIHKGLPFDNWEFKVDIITDYVLGDVIFLPKQLLIQEFNSHYRTKVDNIYNIVISDKKLDGMQNTVYTDIYEYLTKTIDQVTGALITAISIIGLSAIVVAIILVHIVVDLILEENKYNIALFKMFGYTSRKVNGLILNGGILFAAAGLILSYPLDLCFIGYILNRFTQGMNVLVNPYISWLTALIAFVIAGTVYGLSRLVASKKISKVPIGEALKNSEQ
- a CDS encoding rhamnulokinase family protein; protein product: MNCYLAIDIGASSGRHIVCHKQGDEYITDEVYRFYNGMDEKDGHLVWNTKRIFDEIKQGIKIAFEKYKTIKSLSIDTWGVDYVLLKGDQEVMPCYAYRDSRTNDAIQKVHSIISSDKLFEKTGIAFQPFNTIYQLYDDYQKGRLEGVTDFLMLPEFFMYLLTGKKSKEYTNATTTGLVNAYTKNFDFKIISELNLPKKLFEMPLQQPGYYIGDLKPQIAKEVGGQTKVILCATHDTASAVESIDMSKNAPYISSGTWSLLGIKVEKAITDSNSQMSGYSNEGGVGYTRYQKNIMGLWIVQCLKKEIENLDFAQMVDLAKTSNFTEIFDVNDNRFYAPQNTTKEIIGYFNEHKIPIPQSTADILNSVYHSLAYSYKVAIDDLEKNVGHKFDSLYIVGGGAKNQYLNELTQKYTNKKIIALPIEASSLGNIKIQMRSNNE
- a CDS encoding L-rhamnose isomerase, translating into MSNYQYAKEIYQNYGVDTEYAINTLKNIAISIHCWQGDDVNGFETNTALSGGIQTTGNYMGKARNYQELMQDFKKAASMIGGKKRINLHAIYAITDEPAERDKLEPKHFEKWIEFAKENNLGIDFNPTFFSSSMVKDGLTLSSPDEEIRQYWVRHGKACRKIAAYIGEKLGTPCLCNIWIPDGYKDVPADRLSPRMRLKKSLDEIYSVKYDKKYIIDSVESKVFGIGLESYTVGSSEFYMNYAAKNNICCLLDNGHYHPTETVSDKIPSLLAFSDYVALHITRGVRWDSDHVVLLEDELKEIAKEIVRNNAIDRVLIGLDYFDASINRIAAWVIGARNVQKALLLALLSPHNQLQKLQDEAKFTELMMLNEELKTLPFADVWQEFCDREGIKNGKDWFNDIVEYENNVLSKRG